The Armatimonadota bacterium genomic interval TCCGGGCAACGCCACGCCGGCTGCATCTCCCGTATACGCCGCGCCCGATGTCTCCTCCCAGTACACGTGGTGGTGGTTGGCGTGCCCGGGGGTGTCCACGGCCCGCAGGGTCCGACCGGCGACCGTGAGCGTAGCCCCGTCGCCGACTGAGACGACGCGGTCGGCCGGAACCGGCGCCACCTCCCCCCACAGCGCGTCCATGTCGTCTCCGTAGATCCGCCGCGCGCTGCGCAAAAGGCGGGAGGGATCTACAAGATGGGGTGCGCCAACGGGGTGGACGAAGACTTTCAGGTTGGGGTTGCGCCGCACAAGCACACCGGCCGCCCCCGCGTGATCGAGGTGGATGTGGGTGACCACCAACGCGCCGAGGTCACCGATTCCCAACCCAACTTCCGCCAAGGCCGCACCCAGCGCATCCAGGCAGGATGCGGGGCCGGTCTCGATCAGCGCGGGCGGATCGCCCAACAGGAGGTAGCAGCCGATGACCTGGGCGCGCCCCAGGAAGAACAGATCGATGAGCACCGTCCGGTCGTCGATCCGATAGCTACGCTGCACGGCCCTCCCTCGGATTTGCCGGCCATTCGGACGGCTCTCACAGGTCGGTCACCACGGCCCGAAGACCACTTCGCTGCGCGCGGCGTCCGGCACCCGCCGCGCCGTGCC includes:
- a CDS encoding MBL fold metallo-hydrolase yields the protein MQRSYRIDDRTVLIDLFFLGRAQVIGCYLLLGDPPALIETGPASCLDALGAALAEVGLGIGDLGALVVTHIHLDHAGAAGVLVRRNPNLKVFVHPVGAPHLVDPSRLLRSARRIYGDDMDALWGEVAPVPADRVVSVGDGATLTVAGRTLRAVDTPGHANHHHVYWEETSGAAYTGDAAGVALPGCDYVRPPTPPPELDLEAWTRTLDRLEELRARRLCLTHFGVREDPREVLSQMRRRLREFSEVLYPGWEAGESLESLVARMRAHMQPQVEAACGSDAAERHEIAANYQMNVAGFIRYFERHRTQGQRSGG